The Chelonia mydas isolate rCheMyd1 chromosome 1, rCheMyd1.pri.v2, whole genome shotgun sequence nucleotide sequence TTAAAAGGCACCTAGAAGCCTAAACTCATTGACTATTAATGGAATagtggctcctaagtgcctaaatcacttttgaaaatgagacaagttcctaaatcagttaggcctTCCAATACTGAGTATAACAACATGtaaatacttctaaaaatctgGGACAGACACCAAGGTTTGTTTTCAAGATCTGAAGAAATTCAGGTGACACATGCTTTATTTTAGGCTACATTATAGATTGAGAACATCATCTCTGAAAACAGACCAGAGAGGAAAGGAtatgttttgtatgtgtgcactgAAGTTTGTAAGTGTAAATGTTATGTGGAAACTTTCTGTTGTAACATGGTGTTAAGCTATGGAGCAGGAAAGATGAGTGCAATAGAGTTCTGTAAGATAATTTACTAGAAAATGATCATTCAACTTACTTATTCCCTTTGCTTTTCTTGCATGTCAGGATGATGATGGGGACTCCTATGGCATTCAGAGTAAAAGAAATTATGCAAAGCACTTGCCAGATACATATTCCGCTCTCCTCATCAgatgctgaaatgcaaattaGCAAACACCAAATGTCACACAGAACCCAAATGGATGTCAAAGTGTTTCTTATGTTTCCTGTCCAAATACTGGGAACCAGCAAACACTGAGTTCTAAACTAAGTTTAGAAGCTGGACATGTTGGTTAACCTCTCTGGGTATCAGTTTTTtgaactataaaatggggatattcgTTAGAGCAGGTCAATTATTCATGATGAATAAATAATCTGACGATAAaacttttcttctgtttctgaaTTGTTCACAAATCATTGCTGATCTCTGGTCACGTCTTCCTTATTCACAGTACAGTGTACCGGATTTTTTGAACAGATAGGGTAATatgaacttttcatttcaattatCAGCTCTTCTAAATGTGATTGGTCATCTGGGTTACACAGTTCtgtttctgctctctgattggATGGAAGTTTTTGTGAACAGGAGAACAAGGATTGATGAATAGCCAATAATGAATAGTGAGTAACCTTGTGCTATATAAACACAGAGCTTTGTTCATTCTTAAAATAGGTATGAATCATGTTTTTGCATTATTCTTCTAATTCTAGTAATACATATTTCACAGATGTGTTTTGAGGATTAGTTAGTAgctgtgaaatgctttgaaagTGCTAAGTAGAGATTCTTAATAAAAATTACTGTTAGTGAAGAGAGAGTCCCATGAACATTCATTTATACTGCTATTTATACTGCTCTTAGACCTacttgaaaaatggaaaaaaaacaggttGCAAGTTTCAAAAGTGTCTCCATTTCACAGAGTTTAGAATGAACCCTTTTAAATCAAAGATTCAGCAATGTGGGTTTTTAATATATACTCAATTTGAATATATTCAATTTTATTGTCAAAATCattattgcatttttgtttagCAAAGTTGTCaataaatgaaaaagtaaaaatgaaaatgaatattcaaaaaatcagttattttgaaactgaccaaaaatgaaagattttgatGGTTacaatactttttgtaaaaaattTCATTTCTAAAAAATGGCCACTTTGGTGACCTTTTATAAGAAATAAGGTAATTTGTTGTAAGAAATCCTTAGTAGAGTACATCCTTTAATCTAAAGCTCCAGAAACAACTCTAGGATTGAAATATCAGGAAAAGCTTTGTCTTCTGAAtacctaagagtatgtctacactgcaagggaAGGCCCGATTTTAGcatgggtaacaatagcagtgaagatgtggtAGCACATGTGGCCCTCAGGCTAGCCACCCGTAGGTGCTCCAGTGGAATTAGTTACCCCCTGCCACCATCCAAGCTGCCACAgccactctgctatttttagcacactatcTCCATCTAAGTTAGCATAtctctgtctacccatgctgggaagcaccctgccagctgctgtgcagacagaCCATCAGGGTTTGTGTTCATAGCACACTCAGTGCAAGTTGTAACTCGAGTGTTATCCTTAACTcgactcccatccacacacaagtCTCTAGCTCAAGTTAAGTGGTGTTTTACATTTGCGTGAGCTGGCCTATCAGGGGAGCAGGTTGAAATAGGAGTGGTGCTGAAGTTACAAAATCTCATTAGCagctaatccaatcactctgcTTATCAAAGCACTATGTGTAGCTGCAGTGTAGTAACTCAAGTGCACTAACTTGAGCCCGCTGTTGCAGTGAAGAGAAGTCCTCAGATATGAGCCATTGAAGAAAAGCACGGTTCACAGGGCAAGTCTATGACCAGGCAAGATTTAAGCACAACTGAATTCACTGTgattttacattaaaattttctttttaattcactGGAATAGAACCAACATTCTTTGGAcaacttttttttggggggggggtacgGCTTTTCTCTGCTCTCCACTCCCCAGACTATCATATACCAACACCCAGATCTAACCTACCTTCATATTCTTCTAGTGGGTAAATtatcttctctttccttcccacAGGGTGGTTTATTATACAAGTCAAAGCCTGGAGGTTCTTTGATCGCAGGAGGCTCAAGGAAACGTTGCACGTGCTTGTCATGGTTACTGTGCCATTTGCATTCTTAACTCCATGTATCTGAGGCTGGTCAATCAGGATGCCCTCAGGCTTCCATGTGATTTCTGGGGCAGGTTTTGCTGTAGCTGAACACATTGCAGTCAGGAGCCCCGGGATACTGGCATTTGAATGGAGTTCAGTTCTTACTGCAGAAATCGCTAGGAGAAAAAGTAGAGTGCAATGGAAATGTCAATATTCCTTACCAGTAACCAAAaaactaaaacattttcaaagtttttaatagaaaaaaccAGACTATTCCTGATATGTTCAATATGTTCCTTTATAGTCTTAGATTTTGTTGTACCTATAAAATAAAagccagcaggatcttattaaaggggaaaaggcaaaatgccacatttattgtgaatatagaaagaatcaaagtaagcagttagttatagctataacattccattcaatttcatatttattcacacattcattcacacacacacacacacacacacacacacacacacacacacacacacacagaggttctgtaaggttgttatcatagtgaccagccttagagttgctcatgccaagccactggccaggtggcctggacacaaggagggagcagggccttgtcagatgctcatctgatgctcctgaaagttggtttgcagaatcagaccccaaagttctcactttttagagtctatttttataggaatttcttcctatgccagtctatgggaattgcttcatcatgctgttgctgaatcaatcagcagctggcacattcctgacggctccatgctgccagatgttatcttgttcttcggttctcccatccttgaggctgtggggtggattccagtctgccctccgggggtcttctcgttgtttccacttgacaccttcttcggctgatggacactggattcttaggctggcacctccctgatcattcatttattatccacaccaagcatccatccacatacatcctctatctctattttaatcacaattattaaagtgagataaatacaacagaagggcagggagtctctgggtgctgtttcggttgttacaaagtatcgctttgattctctctctctctctctctctgtgagtacttgttacaaagtattgctttgacaacagactctgtcttaggatgtactaacacaattagcagcttgcaagtttcacacggagagggagagaaacagtaaaaacaagagatcaaaaaccaagagacctcttaattagtaatatcctggaatttaaactatggggaatcaaactcatttgtgattttaatacagaacttctttaatatgatccaaaaATTTTAATGGTGTATTATTATATTTTAACTGTTTGGTAGGTGTATTTATGCAGGAGGCATAGGGCTGGAAATTGAAGAAAACTGGGCCAGATGGTACCTTCTTCACAGATCCACAGGAAACTCCCTGCACATTCATGTGTCCTGTTGCTGTGATGGGAAAAAATGTGCTGATAAATACTTTTGAGGTACCATCTCCCTGTCCCTAAATCCAAGGAGAGCCCTTCATTGAATGGAAGATCCACATATGGGGAAGGGGAAAGTTGGGAGTAAGCCTGGAGACACATCCTCTTGCATCAATCCAGGAGAAAATCCACTCAGAAATTGCTGTATTAACTTCTGAGTGGAAATTCTCCATGCTATGGGAGCCCCCTTTGGGAGTTGGATACAAGAACCATGGCCAGAAGGGAAAGCCCTGTCAATTCAGCTCCATAAAGCAGATCAGTGGTATGCCTGGTATGTTCACAGGGCCTCTACACTGATGGACCCAGTGGAACCCTCAGTGGATTTTAGGGCATCAGCAATACTTGAGGAAGAACTAACTTCTTCTATAGGAGTGCAGCGGGGCTCGGAAAGGGTTAAAAGCTAGCCCTTGGAGAGGACTGGGGTTGAAAGCAGTCAAGGGAGGCTGATTGGGTAGGCAGCCGCAGGTGTGGCCACACCCAATTAGggtccagctggccctgataaagggactgggagctgggcaggaggAGACTCACTtcagtgggggagtgggaaggacctggctgctggCTAGAGAAGAGTATCTcaaacagagcagtgctggggaaggacaggcagagctggggaactcTGGCCAGGCAAGTCCCCAGGCTGATGCCATGCAAAAAGGGCCTGTGGTGGTACTGAGGTTGCAGCAGGGTAGCCAGGCCAGGAAAAGGCAGCAGAtccaaacccccttgccaatgatgagcaGCCATTTCAGACTACAGTTTGCCCCTGAGAAAAGGGGCTAGATGAAGACTGGCAGTCAGTCACTGAGGCAAAGTGGGCTTCAGGGAattggggttccccagggaggggaggaccCCTAAGTGTGGGGTACTACCAGGGGGCAGTGCCTGAGAGAAGGGGCACCACAGGCCAGGAGGGATGTGGGGCCTGAACTAAagtgtgggggagaaaagggagaagcaggcagcaggaagggagacactggccagcaggagaCGCTCCAAAGCTGGAAAAGCTAATTCCCAcaccaaccagcaggaggtgccgtaCTAGTGGGTGTTCCACCTTGCAGCAGGGAGTATGTAGCAACAGCACCTCCTCAGCTGAAAACTACTGAGGAAACATCACAAGAGAAACCTTGTAAAACTTTCCTTCACTCGAGACCTCCTGTGGATTTGATcacaaggctgggggaggggcttgttCTGCTATATAATCATGAACACAGCTAAACTTTGGGTCTACAATGATGAAACCAACATAGTCTTTGAGAACCTGTGTGTtacacaaggaggaggaggatgttagAGGACAAACTGACTCAAACTTGGATGGGCTTCTTCTACTGATCTAATAGCTGAATATTGTTGTACATTAGAACATCTTATACTGTTTCATCTCATGTCTCTGCTGATCCAGTGGCTCTGTATTTATACATTCACAACCTTTTGTATTATCAGGTCAAGTGCTAGCAATCCCTACATTTAggttgtgtaattttttttctttgtaaaagaaTAACGTGTTTTTAGAAGCTCTAAAACCTTCCTGGTTTGCAGCAACCCTTTGAAATTCAGCAGGGGGAAAGCTCTCCAGCTggagaagtgccttttctttgtcccatgaaattccattcaggtttAGCTGAGTTCTCAACAGTTAAAGATCACCATTCCCTTTCTCTTGCTTGCCAAATTAATAATCAAAGATTTGAACACTGAACACCactgccaaagcagcagcagatgcaCCAAACTAGGAATGGCTGTGAGAATAGCTGTAGCAAGAAGAATGTGGGGAGATCTGGACTAGACAGAGGAACATTCCCTGAATCTCATCTCTCCCAGACTTGCTGCCCCAGCATGGAAGAGGAGTCCCTGTCTCCTGGGGATAGGGAAGAGAGAAATCTGGGCAGGGCTGGTTTCCAACCTCTGGACCTAGCACATAGTGCCAATGAGCAGTTCCCCCTCTGGAACAGCAGCCTTCTCCGGCTGCCAGTTAGTGCTGTGGAGGTAGCAGTCTGGTGCAACAGCAAAGGCTCAGGGATCCAATCTTATTGATGATACATGATAGGGGCTTGTTACAGGTAAACCTAAGATAATTTGTTTTAACCTTGTCCTTTAGTAAACATAGCAAATTACACTAAAAGACTACATTGGAGAAAAGTTATTTAACTGTATTAGTACCTTCTTGGGCATTATACATGATACaacttttaattacatgatcatatatttTTTCTAGACTACCCCAGCCTCCTTCAGTGTAGTGGGTAGGGGAGAAAAAGAGGgtagaattaaggttgtttggtGATCATACACACAGAatttattttctaacttttgagtgcttaactttgcaaccttcataacattcTTTAAACACAGAACGTGTAAAAAAACCACCTAACTAGATGGTAGAGGTTTAGTAAGAGATACCACAAAAACCATTTCCATGTTTAGAAATAGTTCTTGTGAAAGAGTTTGTATACTCAACATATATTTTTAAGTTAATGAAATCaaaatgcgatggatgtgccctctgtctcccgctggggctgggaaggagggggatctctccctcaccacagcagccacagagctgaggctgagaaggagggccatctcttcctggcagctgcagccctggagctggggaaagtcgcctctttctctggctgccgcagccctgcacatcccaaattccccccactccctcttctcACCTCACTGCCACTTCCACCTACCCCCTactccccccaaggccaccacctcaccttacatgtgcatcttcacCAGGGGTCAGGCACcaaattagtggagccacacctgcacagctccactaattaggtgggtggcccttcattctctcgtgtgcagccGCCAAGGTGTGCACCTTAGatggaactatccgcggaccacctgaatggagctctcacagtttgagagcctctgAGCTAGATGTtgtccagtctaatagggttgagagtttagactgcgtgcttatattctattttattttggtaactaactctgactttttgcctattacttataatcacttaaaatctatcttttgtagtcaataaatgtgttttactgtttatctttatcagcgagtttgtatgaagtgctaAGGTTTGCAAAgcctggtgtatatccactttccattgatgaagtgtcGAACCAATTAATACAtttgcactgcccatcttgagaagcgcaagatggtatattcctgaggtacagtgctgggtgctggggggatttggctggtgcctttctctgtatgattcatgagtggctctgggagaaTTCAGACAATCTAGCTGGCTTTGGGGgctcctcatgcagttgtgttgagagataacagcacctggaggggtttgctgcttgtcactagcaaggcattgtgagagacagcccaggctggagagagttaaggggggtacagtggtcccacagtccaagGCTGCACCTCGGGGAACCCGTCACAACAAGGTTAAATAGACAGTTTAGCATAACTTTCTAGAGACTGAAAATCATGGTCTTACTAAATACAATGCATTTATGGCTTATTTCtaaggccctacttaatttgTGATATTGCAGAAATTGCAGATCccgcaatattaggcttccactgtAATTCTGACAGGAGGCCCCCTGGGCAGAGTGGGGATCCCGAGGTTAgcttttccaaattactgcaAATAATATGGCTTCATTTttacttttctgtgattttccatgtcttgtctgcAACTCAGTTGCAATTATTTGACAAGTATCCCATGACTTAAGTGTGGCCTTAATTATTATaaccatctgtaacccactatgactacaggggtgttaatgggttACTggactttgaatggtcccttagatttagaatatgtgctaacagttatgctaaacaatctgttcaaccttctatttagctgtgacactcccaaacctgaagaagagccctgtgtagctccaaagcttgacttctcaccaacagaaattggtccaatagaaAATTACACTGACATTCTGGGTCCAATCCACTACAGGGTGCTGCACCATTAGAGAAAAGGGGTTTAAAACTCACATTGTACAATGAGGCAAATTTCTCTGCCGAAGGAGCCATGTGGAAATGCGCTGAAGATGCACTTATAACATGTTTCATCCTCCAGTATCACATTACGAAGAGTGATGGATGATGCTTTCAGACTTGTATCATTGAAACAAACTCTCTTATTGAAAGGCCCTATGGATTTAGTTCCATGTGCCTTGCTGTAGGTAGCTATGTTTTTGAATGAAGAGCCTTCCAGCTTCTGCCAGGTGACTTGTAAAACATCAAAAGAGGGTCTAAAGTTACATTTCAGCGTCACATCTTCACCTAAGTATGCTGCAGGAACTCTCTCACAGCTCACTGCTTCATTGGCACCTGGAAATAGAGCCACATCAAGGATCACATTAAAAGAGAGACTGCAATGTCCACGAAGGAAATGTCTATGACAGCCCTGGAACACCACATTATGCATGTATGTATTTTACATAGTCCCCGGACCACCATGTGGATACTGTATGCAGCTCAGATGATACTAGCTGCCTTGGTCTTCTGTGCAAGAGATACACTTCAAGCGTCACACACTGTCCTTGTCTGTGTGGTCATGGGAAAGTAATAATTAACACAGCATGAGGTTTTTCAGGCTAGGTTAACAGCTGGTTATAGGCACGCTAGAAAAGGAAATGCTGTATATGATCCTTGTTTTGCCCAAGTAACACGGGGAGAAATAGGTCCTCTGGACAGCCTGCTGAAATGTCCCTCCATCTGCCTCTTTCCTGTCTGGGGAATCAGTGACAAAACAGCAAGCTGCAATGACTTCACAAAGCCGCAAGATGGCAGCAGGTATCACAGAACTGAGAGGAAGTTCACAAAGGAGCcctttatttagcctgttataagcccagagcaggggtggccagcctgtggctccagagccacgtgcagctcttcagaagttaatatgcggctccttgtacaggcaccgactccggggctggagctacaggcgccaactttccaaagtgccggggggtgctcactgctcaacccccggctctgccactggccctgcccccactccaccccttcccaccccctccctgagcctgccgtgccctcgctcctctccctcccctgcagagcctcctgcatgccacaaaacagctgattgggaagtgtggggagggagagggaggcgctgatcagcggggctgctggtgggtgggaggcgctaggtgcagggtgggggggctgatGACATATTACtgcggctctttggcaatgtacattggtaagttctggctccttctcgggcccaggttggccacccctggcccaGAGGATGCAAAATGAAAATTCTTCACTGAAATCCTCCCCGGAGGGGAAgtgataaaataaaacacaagctTAGACAGTGATCTTTGTCCAGCGAGCGCAGCCTCATGCACTTCTTGAGCTCTGTTTCAGATTCATCGAGGTAGTGCCAGATTTAAGGGGTCTAAAACCTTTTTCTAGCGTGGGCCAGATCTTACAGAGATCGACTCACAGACACCTCCCCTTCCATTCTGTAGCATGTGAATTAGCCTCCATCAAATTTGTCATTACACCATTAACCTGCACAACTTCAGCAACTCCTCACCTGATgaaggaacagcaggggaggattAGTGCGAGTTTTCGGCTGTCTAAGGAGAAGTTTATCACAGAGTTTCTTTGctcttcacttcctctctctctcttctttggtCTGATCCCCTCTTCCCTTCTAATTGTCTGCCACCTAGTCCTTTCCTTATCCTGCCAAGTCCCTTTCTCTCCGGGGACATCACGCTCCCACTAGCAGCTCCTGGCTCTTCCCTTCCCAGTGGAGAAACCTATGCTGACTCATTTGTTTCCTTCAGGTTTTAGAGGTGTGGAGCCCTTCCCACCACCTTTTAATTATTGTTTAAATAATGATGTTTCTAGAAGTGTCTGGAAACAAGACAGACAACACAGAACCATGTGCCAGACCAAGGCTCTGTAGTGCAGAGTATGAGAGCTGCTGGGTTAGTGTGTTCAGATAGGAGAGTGACACTTCTGCAGCTTGAAGAGATCTAAACTGTTCTTGGTGTGTGGCTACTCTGGGGGCTGAGGGGGAATAATTGTTCCCTGGAGCTGTCTCCTTCTCTCAGCTTTCCTCAAGTGTACACAACTTTCAaaaaaaggggagaggggagagagagcagtTAGGGAATCACAGAGAGAGGAACTGAATGGCCAGAGAAATACTACATGCTGAATCATGCAGGGTATCGATGAGACTGATCCAACCTGCATGCTAGCAATGCTTCCTCCACTCACGTCATCAGAAGAGACTTGTGACATGTATCTGGACTGTCCACCTTTCTTCCCTGCTCCCTCTTGGTTAATTAATATGAtctaaaacaaaaccccaaagtgGTCACAGA carries:
- the LOC102933707 gene encoding nectin-1, which codes for MFLKRVWWPELWLILLWILCLLRAPFTGANEAVSCERVPAAYLGEDVTLKCNFRPSFDVLQVTWQKLEGSSFKNIATYSKAHGTKSIGPFNKRVCFNDTSLKASSITLRNVILEDETCYKCIFSAFPHGSFGREICLIVQSISAVRTELHSNASIPGLLTAMCSATAKPAPEITWKPEGILIDQPQIHGVKNANGTVTMTSTCNVSLSLLRSKNLQALTCIINHPVGRKEKIIYPLEEYEASDEESGICIWQVLCIISFTLNAIGVPIIILTCKKSKGNKPMSSSMPGTPEEKKNLKQDGGDRHQCLPTPKSQSVSYQNEGTPGSSRKRKPFSKSKESQTDTLVLRSVFAEGKEKYEEGNLNNSFMEGIEEIDDSVF